The following proteins come from a genomic window of Amaranthus tricolor cultivar Red isolate AtriRed21 chromosome 14, ASM2621246v1, whole genome shotgun sequence:
- the LOC130799375 gene encoding uncharacterized protein LOC130799375 has product MVARSLLTVEQRAVYMQIISHVKGKKPGLIFVDGLGATGKTFLYNAFYAKVRMLRQIVLPTTTSGIATSNMPTGRTTHSRFKIPNDCGQSLSCNVGMQSGLAALIKEASIWDKASMARRENIEALDLLLKDICEPNVPFGGKVVVLGGDFRIFEREKIPEFSEFLLSLGNGVLQLEENALVTIPKELILVNGDAYGTLDDLLHRIYPQISIECAQREMFTERAILTSSNEDVDLINSKLIAQFPGNVCCYKSFDTVLDDYCNISRMEFLNTLCP; this is encoded by the exons ATGGTTGCACGATCATTGTTAACAGTCGAACAACGTGCAGTGTACATGCAAATCATTTCTCATGTCAAAGGGAAAAAACCCGGATTGATTTTTGTTGATGGGCTAGGTGCAACTGGCAAGACCTTTTTGTATAATGCTTTTTATGCAAAAGTACGCATGCTTCGTCAGATAGTGCTACCAACAACGACTTCAGGTATCGCAACATCAAATATGCCCACTGGTCGTACAACACACTCTAGATTTAAGATTCCCAATGATTGTGGGCAATCCTTGTCTTGTAATGTTGGCATGCAATCAGGCCTTGCTGCTTTGATAAAAGAAGCTTCTATCTGGGATAAGGCTTCTATGGCTCGGAGGGAGAATATTGAGGCTCTTGATTTACTTTTAAAAGATATATGTGAGCCTAATGTTCCTTTTGGTGGTAAAGTTGTGGTTCTTGGTGGCGACTTCCG AATATTTGAGCGTGAGAAGATTCCTGAGTTTTCGGAGTTCTTGCTATCTCTTGGCAACGGTGTATTACAACTTGAAGAAAATGCATTAGTGACCATCCCAAAAGAGTTAATCTTGGTCAATGGGGATGCCTATGGTACGTTAGATGATTTATTGCATCGTATTTATCCACAAATATCTATTGAATGTGCACAACGAGAAATGTTCACAGAGAGAGCCATACTTACATCTAGTAATGAAGATGTggatttaattaattctaaactaATCGCACAATTTCCGGGAAATGTTTGTTGTTACAAAAGCTTTGATACTGTTCTTGATGATTATTGTAACATTTCTCGAATGGAATTTTTAAACACACTTTGTCCATGA